One region of Candidatus Thermokryptus mobilis genomic DNA includes:
- a CDS encoding outer membrane lipoprotein-sorting protein has translation MRNVFFLLVFGLNYALAQLTADEILKKADDVSYAPKDQFYKAKVTLIDKGGRESHRTALMYQKGTHKRFVKFTDPAEIRGIGFLSLPEDVNYVYLPAFKKSRRIASHIKNQNFAGTDFTYEDMEALTYSEKWKPELLRSDERYYVLKLTPREGRQSDYSKLVMYVRTDNFYPEKIEYYDKGGNLLKILTRRKIEKVGNYWIAFETEMKDVRKNHTTLLVLEDVKLDTNLSDEIFTLRNLER, from the coding sequence ATGAGAAATGTCTTTTTTCTTTTGGTTTTCGGTTTAAATTATGCACTTGCTCAATTAACAGCCGATGAGATTTTGAAAAAGGCGGATGATGTGAGTTATGCCCCTAAGGATCAATTTTATAAAGCGAAAGTTACATTAATTGATAAAGGTGGTAGAGAAAGTCATCGGACGGCTTTAATGTATCAGAAGGGAACGCATAAAAGGTTTGTCAAATTCACAGACCCAGCTGAGATTCGGGGCATCGGCTTTTTATCTCTTCCCGAGGATGTGAATTATGTTTATCTTCCAGCTTTCAAGAAAAGTAGGCGGATCGCTTCCCACATAAAGAATCAAAATTTTGCTGGGACTGACTTCACTTATGAAGATATGGAAGCTTTGACATATTCCGAGAAGTGGAAGCCAGAACTTTTAAGAAGCGATGAAAGATATTATGTTTTGAAATTAACTCCGCGTGAAGGTAGGCAAAGTGACTATTCAAAACTTGTGATGTATGTCAGGACGGATAATTTTTATCCCGAAAAAATTGAATATTATGACAAGGGGGGCAACTTGCTTAAGATACTTACGAGGAGAAAAATTGAAAAAGTTGGGAATTACTGGATAGCATTTGAAACGGAGATGAAAGATGTGAGGAAAAATCACACGACATTGCTTGTCCTTGAAGATGTGAAGCTTGATACAAATTTGAGCGATGAGATTTTCACTTTAAGAAATTTGGAGAGATAA